In one window of Paraflavitalea soli DNA:
- the mqnB gene encoding futalosine hydrolase — protein sequence MHILLIAATAFEIQPVIDFLQAPEHPLSGHTVSIQVTGIGSMSTTYYLTKSIREKRPDYVLQAGIGGSFSTHFSPGRVVLVEKEMTGDLGVEENGIFKDLFEMGLQKEGAHATTSKWLVNPHTINWENQGLALVNGVTVNEITTRASRIEQLQQNYGVTVESMEGAAFHFVCLQEGIPFLQIRSISNYVGERDKKAWKMKEAIAALNDQLINIFKTL from the coding sequence ATGCATATCCTGTTAATAGCAGCCACAGCCTTTGAAATACAGCCAGTTATCGATTTTTTACAGGCCCCTGAACACCCTTTGTCAGGGCATACCGTGAGCATCCAGGTCACTGGTATTGGCAGCATGTCGACCACCTATTACCTCACGAAAAGCATCCGGGAAAAACGGCCTGATTATGTGCTCCAGGCAGGGATTGGGGGCAGTTTTTCGACGCACTTCTCTCCGGGCCGGGTCGTATTGGTCGAAAAGGAGATGACCGGCGACCTTGGCGTAGAAGAAAATGGGATATTCAAAGACCTGTTTGAGATGGGGCTGCAAAAGGAAGGAGCACATGCGACCACCTCAAAGTGGCTTGTCAACCCGCATACTATAAATTGGGAGAACCAGGGTCTGGCGCTGGTCAATGGGGTTACTGTAAATGAGATCACCACACGCGCTTCCCGTATTGAACAATTGCAACAAAATTATGGGGTAACTGTTGAATCAATGGAAGGAGCGGCTTTTCATTTTGTATGCCTGCAGGAAGGTATTCCTTTTTTACAGATCAGGAGCATTTCCAATTATGTGGGGGAAAGAGATAAGAAAGCATGGAAAATGAAAGAAGCGATAGCTGCCCTGAATGATCAGTTGATAAATATTTTTAAGACATTATGA
- a CDS encoding 6-pyruvoyl trahydropterin synthase family protein, whose translation MVYLTRVEHFNAAHKLYNPKWSKEQNETVFGKCANEHWHGHNYELFVTIKGKPNPDTGFLFDVKQLSKLIEKYVLDKLDHKNLNLDVDFMQGQMCSTENLAMAIWQQLQPHLPAEVSLHCIKLYETPRIFVEYYGD comes from the coding sequence ATGGTGTACCTCACCCGTGTTGAACATTTTAATGCAGCCCATAAGCTGTACAACCCCAAGTGGAGCAAAGAGCAAAATGAAACCGTTTTTGGCAAATGCGCCAATGAACACTGGCATGGCCATAATTATGAGCTTTTTGTTACCATCAAGGGCAAACCCAATCCCGATACTGGTTTCCTCTTTGATGTAAAGCAACTCAGCAAGCTTATAGAAAAGTATGTGCTGGACAAATTGGATCATAAAAACCTGAACCTGGATGTAGATTTTATGCAGGGACAGATGTGCTCTACAGAAAACCTGGCCATGGCCATCTGGCAACAGTTGCAACCCCACCTGCCTGCAGAAGTATCACTCCATTGCATCAAGCTCTATGAGACCCCCAGGATCTTCGTGGAGTATTATGGAGATTAA
- a CDS encoding 6-pyruvoyl trahydropterin synthase family protein, whose product MNKKVAVYRKEHFNAAHRLFNPAWDMAKNDEVFGKCNNPNFHGHNYELVVKLVGEPDPVTGYVMDLKLLSDLIKEEVLEKLDHKNLNLDTPFFKTINPTAENICVVIYDLLRPRIDAKFDLQVRLYETERNFVEYPI is encoded by the coding sequence ATGAATAAGAAAGTAGCAGTTTACAGGAAAGAGCATTTCAATGCGGCCCATCGCCTCTTTAATCCCGCCTGGGATATGGCAAAGAACGATGAGGTATTTGGGAAGTGCAATAATCCCAACTTTCATGGCCACAACTATGAATTGGTGGTAAAGCTGGTGGGAGAGCCTGATCCTGTTACTGGTTATGTCATGGACCTCAAATTACTCAGTGACCTGATCAAAGAGGAAGTACTGGAAAAGCTGGATCACAAAAACCTTAACCTGGATACCCCTTTCTTCAAGACCATCAATCCTACTGCGGAGAATATTTGTGTAGTTATTTATGATTTGCTGAGGCCCAGGATCGATGCAAAGTTCGATTTGCAGGTACGATTATATGAAACGGAAAGGAATTTTGTTGAATATCCCATATAA
- the folE gene encoding GTP cyclohydrolase I FolE, with the protein MAYTRSEEYDEKITSGLIETYRSALSLLGEDPNREGLTKTPERMAKAMQFLTQGYSLDAHAILNSAKFHENVSEMIIVKDIELYSMCEHHMLPFYGKAHVAYIPNGYITGLSKIARVVDVFARRLQVQERLTTQIRDAIKDTLRPLGVAVVIEASHLCMMMRGVQKQNSVTTTSAFWGEFEKNETRSEFTKLISSDLH; encoded by the coding sequence ATGGCATATACAAGATCAGAAGAGTACGATGAGAAGATTACTTCAGGCCTCATTGAAACTTACCGCAGCGCCTTGTCTTTGTTGGGTGAAGATCCCAACCGCGAAGGATTAACCAAAACACCGGAGCGCATGGCCAAAGCCATGCAGTTTCTTACCCAGGGTTACAGCCTCGATGCACATGCTATCCTCAACTCTGCCAAGTTCCATGAGAATGTCAGTGAAATGATCATCGTAAAAGATATTGAACTCTATAGCATGTGCGAACACCATATGTTGCCTTTCTATGGTAAAGCACATGTGGCTTATATTCCCAATGGATATATTACCGGCTTAAGTAAAATTGCACGCGTAGTAGATGTATTTGCCCGTCGCTTACAGGTGCAGGAGCGCTTAACCACCCAGATCCGCGATGCCATTAAAGATACCTTACGCCCCTTGGGTGTAGCAGTAGTTATTGAGGCTTCTCACCTTTGCATGATGATGCGTGGTGTACAAAAACAAAACTCTGTGACTACCACGTCAGCATTCTGGGGTGAATTTGAAAAGAATGAAACCCGCAGTGAGTTTACCAAGCTGATTTCCTCCGATCTGCATTAA
- the fabD gene encoding ACP S-malonyltransferase, producing the protein MMHAYVFPGQGSQFPGMGKDLYRLSVFAKKLFEQANEILGFRISDIMFEGSEEELKQTKVTQPAVFLHSVIAFKGIDAGRPDMMAGHSLGEFSALVASGALSFEDGLKLVSVRAQAMQKACELTPSTMAAVLALDDAKVEEVCAAIQAETGEIVVPANYNCPGQLVISGSVKGIEIAVERMKAAGAKRALVLPVSGAFHSPLMEPAREELKAAIESITFYNPTCPIYQNVVAKAVINKEEMKKNLIDQLTGAVRWTQSIQAMIAEGAYRFTEVGPGKVLQGLINKIDKKVETEGVD; encoded by the coding sequence ATGATGCATGCTTACGTATTTCCTGGCCAGGGATCACAGTTTCCGGGAATGGGAAAAGACCTTTACCGGCTTAGTGTATTTGCAAAAAAGTTATTTGAGCAAGCCAATGAAATATTAGGCTTCCGTATTTCTGATATTATGTTTGAAGGAAGCGAAGAAGAGCTTAAGCAAACCAAGGTTACTCAACCAGCAGTTTTCCTCCACTCTGTCATTGCTTTCAAAGGTATCGATGCCGGCAGACCCGATATGATGGCCGGCCATTCTTTGGGTGAGTTTTCTGCCCTGGTGGCCAGTGGCGCCCTGAGTTTTGAAGACGGCCTAAAGCTGGTAAGTGTGCGCGCACAAGCCATGCAAAAAGCATGTGAGTTGACTCCTTCTACTATGGCTGCTGTATTAGCGCTGGATGATGCTAAAGTAGAGGAAGTATGTGCCGCTATCCAGGCCGAAACCGGCGAGATCGTGGTGCCAGCCAATTACAACTGCCCGGGTCAATTGGTGATCAGCGGATCAGTTAAAGGTATTGAGATCGCTGTAGAGCGTATGAAAGCAGCAGGCGCTAAAAGAGCCCTGGTATTGCCCGTAAGTGGCGCTTTCCACTCCCCCCTGATGGAGCCCGCACGCGAAGAGTTAAAAGCTGCTATCGAAAGCATTACCTTCTACAACCCTACCTGCCCCATTTACCAAAATGTGGTGGCCAAGGCTGTTATTAATAAGGAAGAGATGAAAAAGAACCTGATTGACCAACTCACCGGCGCCGTACGCTGGACGCAGAGCATCCAGGCTATGATTGCCGAGGGCGCTTACCGTTTCACCGAAGTGGGCCCCGGCAAAGTATTGCAGGGATTGATCAATAAGATCGATAAAAAAGTTGAGACCGAAGGTGTTGATTAA
- a CDS encoding GNAT family N-acetyltransferase yields MSITIRRAVKEDCPRLMELIQELAVFEKEPDAVTVAMEHFVESGFGPNPVWWAFVAASPDPLGGGKEIVQGFALYYIRYSTWKGQRLYLEDLLVSEAVRGQGMGKLLFERVLQEAKDKKYSGMVWQVLDWNEPAINFYKKYNATIDNGWMNCAISF; encoded by the coding sequence ATGAGCATCACTATAAGACGGGCAGTAAAAGAAGACTGTCCCCGGTTAATGGAGCTGATACAGGAACTGGCAGTATTTGAAAAAGAGCCGGATGCGGTAACGGTAGCAATGGAGCATTTTGTGGAAAGTGGCTTTGGCCCTAATCCTGTATGGTGGGCCTTTGTAGCGGCCTCCCCCGATCCCTTGGGTGGAGGGAAGGAAATCGTTCAGGGCTTTGCTTTGTACTACATCCGTTATTCCACCTGGAAGGGCCAGCGCCTTTACCTGGAAGACCTGTTGGTGAGCGAGGCAGTGCGCGGACAAGGAATGGGCAAGTTGTTGTTTGAACGGGTATTACAGGAAGCCAAAGACAAAAAATACAGTGGCATGGTATGGCAGGTACTGGACTGGAATGAGCCAGCCATTAACTTCTATAAAAAATACAATGCCACCATTGACAATGGGTGGATGAATTGTGCTATCTCATTTTAA
- a CDS encoding trans-sulfuration enzyme family protein: MADQNFPLTGFGSLAIHGGHEQDPQYAHLTPIFATSTFVYDSAEQGMRRFSGEEKGYIYTRWGNPTMTEAADKIAAMESFGLTDGSGNPLAIKGYLQASGMAAISALFMSTLKTGDKILSHYSLYGGSQELMDKLLPDFGISAVIVDLRDLNKAEEALKADPAIKMIYLETPANPTLQCVDIEALTKLGKQYGKIIACDNTFATPYLQQPFRFGVDFVIHSTTKFLNGHGTSIGGAFLGRDIEFMNTWGGKVHKMLGGNSNPFDAFLLVNGMKTLEVRMERHCHNAMEVAGFFEGHAAVSKVNYTGLPNHPDHYIAAKQMRHPGAMLSIELKGGLQAGINMMNRLRMCTRTVSLGTCDTLMCHPASMTHYSVPKEKREQYGITDGLIRISVGMENIQDIIADINQAL; this comes from the coding sequence ATGGCAGATCAAAACTTTCCCCTAACCGGTTTCGGCTCCCTCGCTATTCATGGAGGTCATGAGCAGGACCCTCAATACGCCCACCTCACGCCCATCTTTGCTACCTCTACTTTTGTATATGACTCCGCAGAACAAGGCATGCGCCGCTTCAGCGGAGAAGAAAAAGGATATATCTATACGCGCTGGGGCAATCCCACGATGACAGAAGCGGCAGACAAGATAGCGGCCATGGAAAGCTTTGGCCTTACGGATGGCAGCGGTAATCCACTTGCTATAAAGGGATATCTGCAGGCCTCTGGCATGGCAGCTATCAGCGCCCTGTTCATGAGTACGCTGAAGACTGGCGATAAGATACTATCGCACTATTCTTTGTATGGCGGTTCACAGGAATTGATGGACAAGTTGCTGCCTGATTTTGGTATCAGTGCGGTGATCGTCGATCTGCGTGATCTGAACAAAGCAGAAGAAGCATTGAAAGCAGATCCTGCCATCAAAATGATCTACCTGGAAACACCGGCCAACCCCACGCTGCAATGTGTGGATATTGAAGCGCTCACCAAACTGGGTAAACAATACGGCAAGATCATTGCCTGCGACAATACTTTCGCCACGCCTTATCTGCAACAGCCTTTCCGCTTTGGAGTAGACTTTGTGATCCATTCCACTACCAAATTCCTGAACGGTCATGGTACATCGATTGGCGGTGCGTTTCTGGGAAGGGATATCGAGTTTATGAATACCTGGGGAGGAAAAGTACATAAGATGCTGGGGGGAAACAGCAACCCTTTCGACGCCTTCCTGCTGGTCAATGGTATGAAGACGCTGGAAGTACGGATGGAGCGGCATTGCCACAATGCCATGGAGGTAGCCGGCTTCTTTGAAGGACATGCAGCGGTAAGCAAAGTGAATTATACAGGATTGCCTAACCACCCTGACCATTATATTGCCGCCAAACAGATGCGCCATCCCGGAGCGATGCTAAGCATTGAACTGAAAGGCGGTTTACAGGCAGGCATTAATATGATGAACCGGCTCAGGATGTGTACCCGTACTGTATCGCTGGGGACCTGCGATACGCTCATGTGCCACCCGGCCTCTATGACACACTACAGTGTGCCAAAAGAGAAACGCGAACAATACGGTATCACGGATGGGCTGATACGCATCAGCGTTGGTATGGAAAATATACAGGATATTATTGCAGATATAAATCAGGCTTTATGA
- a CDS encoding beta-ketoacyl-ACP synthase III — translation MSQKITAAITAVGGYVPEDRLTNFDLEKMVETNDEWIRTRTGISERRILKGEGLATSDMVVPAVRQLCEKRGIDPSEIDAMIIGTVTPDMLFPSTANLACHKLGAKNAWGFDLLAACSGFLYALTTGAALVESGRYKKVVVVGADKMSSIVNYNDRATCIIFGDGAGAVLLEPSTDGNGVQDSILRSDGSGGNYLHMKAGGSLRPASHETVANNEHYAYQEGQAVFKFAVKGMADVSAELLERNQLTGDDIAWLVPHQANKRIIDATADRMGLSHEKVMLNIQRYGNTTAATIPLCLWEWEKQLNKGDNIVLAAFGGGFTWGATLVKWAY, via the coding sequence ATGAGTCAAAAAATCACAGCTGCCATCACTGCGGTAGGTGGCTATGTTCCCGAAGACAGGCTGACGAATTTCGACCTGGAAAAAATGGTAGAGACCAATGATGAATGGATCCGTACGCGCACTGGTATCAGTGAAAGGAGGATACTGAAAGGTGAAGGCCTGGCCACTTCCGATATGGTGGTACCGGCAGTAAGGCAATTGTGCGAGAAGAGAGGCATTGATCCCTCTGAGATAGATGCCATGATCATAGGCACTGTTACCCCCGATATGCTGTTCCCCTCCACGGCCAACCTGGCTTGTCATAAGCTGGGCGCTAAAAATGCCTGGGGATTTGACCTGCTGGCTGCCTGTTCCGGCTTTTTGTATGCACTCACCACGGGCGCTGCCCTGGTTGAAAGTGGACGTTATAAAAAGGTGGTAGTAGTAGGCGCCGACAAAATGAGCTCTATTGTTAACTATAATGATCGCGCCACCTGTATCATTTTTGGAGATGGCGCCGGCGCTGTATTGCTGGAGCCCTCTACTGATGGCAATGGTGTACAGGACAGTATCCTGAGAAGCGATGGCTCGGGCGGCAATTACCTGCACATGAAAGCCGGAGGTTCTTTGCGCCCCGCTTCCCATGAAACAGTGGCCAATAATGAACATTATGCCTACCAGGAAGGTCAGGCAGTATTTAAATTTGCCGTTAAAGGCATGGCTGATGTGAGCGCGGAATTGCTGGAACGCAACCAGCTTACGGGTGATGATATTGCCTGGCTGGTACCTCACCAGGCCAATAAACGTATTATCGATGCCACAGCAGACCGTATGGGTCTTTCGCACGAAAAAGTGATGCTGAACATACAACGCTATGGCAATACTACGGCTGCCACCATCCCGCTTTGCCTGTGGGAATGGGAAAAGCAACTGAACAAAGGTGATAATATCGTACTGGCTGCATTTGGCGGCGGCTTTACCTGGGGCGCCACGTTGGTTAAATGGGCTTATTAA
- the ruvA gene encoding Holliday junction branch migration protein RuvA, whose translation MIAFIRGNFAYKTPTVVHLEANGVGYELNISLHTYSAIQELEKGLLYTYLHIREDAHILYGFSEVAEKELFMMLISVSGVGAATARMMLSSLKPDEIVRAIANGNTKQLESIKGIGRKSAERIVLELRDKISKTTWDANISPLKNNTLEQDALNALMALGIPRAAGEQAVQKVIKAQPDLAVVEDIIKKALKTL comes from the coding sequence ATGATTGCGTTTATACGGGGCAATTTCGCATACAAGACACCCACAGTAGTGCATTTGGAGGCCAATGGAGTAGGGTATGAACTGAATATCAGCCTTCATACTTACTCGGCCATACAGGAGCTTGAAAAGGGGCTATTGTACACGTACCTGCATATTCGTGAAGATGCCCACATCTTATATGGCTTCTCGGAGGTGGCGGAAAAAGAGTTGTTCATGATGCTCATCAGTGTCTCTGGCGTAGGTGCAGCAACAGCAAGGATGATGTTGTCTTCGTTGAAGCCCGATGAAATTGTGCGGGCCATTGCCAATGGGAATACCAAACAACTGGAGAGTATCAAAGGCATTGGTAGAAAATCAGCCGAACGTATCGTACTGGAATTGAGGGATAAAATAAGCAAGACCACCTGGGACGCAAATATTTCCCCCTTGAAAAACAATACGTTGGAACAGGATGCGTTAAATGCTCTGATGGCACTGGGTATCCCCCGGGCCGCCGGTGAACAAGCTGTTCAAAAAGTAATCAAAGCTCAGCCGGACCTCGCCGTAGTAGAAGATATTATCAAGAAAGCGTTAAAAACACTCTAA